In one window of Lacticaseibacillus casei DSM 20011 = JCM 1134 = ATCC 393 DNA:
- a CDS encoding phage holin, with amino-acid sequence MKDLIVQIAIAVIPILGAWVAKVLLANKQALTLVQVLEPLAQAAVTAAEQLGVTQAITGTVKKSQAVASVETQLKAMGFTKVDQQTVENAVEKAYSDLKNTIEATYHKGA; translated from the coding sequence ATGAAAGATTTAATTGTCCAAATTGCTATTGCAGTGATACCTATTTTGGGTGCATGGGTGGCAAAGGTCCTATTAGCGAATAAACAGGCTTTGACCCTGGTGCAAGTGTTGGAACCATTAGCACAAGCAGCTGTTACCGCAGCCGAACAGTTAGGTGTTACTCAGGCAATAACAGGGACTGTCAAGAAATCGCAAGCAGTAGCCTCTGTTGAAACTCAATTGAAAGCCATGGGATTTACCAAGGTTGATCAGCAGACCGTTGAAAATGCAGTTGAGAAGGCCTATAGCGACCTAAAGAACACCATTGAAGCAACCTATCATAAGGGGGCTTAA
- a CDS encoding distal tail protein Dit → MKQAGMTITYAGVDITQWMYVQMVKRDVGTNHVNTMQKVGISDGQMLQYMSRDVKTIVVTGIVMNDDLVPLRRSLAAAIDADEPQQLIFGDEPDKYYLAIVDSQPTFTEGFRSGTISISFVCPDGGIAHSVAIKAFDNINDDTLSDTITVHNGGTYPVEPVITATMHADNGLIALINSQGGVLQFGNPEEADGVERKRSEVARYEGFDKEPAGAAYNTGKTNSHYYYIKAQKNVMEGSVKYADDDGSAVEPVFLSTNSYYWEGPSLHLKTKNASNGSNTRSFIAKWRYKFNSSVNALGAIEMTLDNDTGVAYEVIIRANYAGKDDVDVQVFAGSTLVFQQTLNRRVFSNGRYYEAKLTKLGNTLNLQLAGIVQGGIKPSEVITRNPPLVMPPIALTPAQASIPITGTTLWFQRFKNYPYPDMGVYDMDVEWLNVDYWTDLKNRFGAGDIVTIDVANRAVYVNGVPDSTLHTIGNEWSKFRFNPGDTLIQMVPSSWAQPFACEVALREAWL, encoded by the coding sequence TTGAAACAAGCAGGCATGACCATCACATACGCCGGAGTAGATATTACCCAATGGATGTATGTGCAGATGGTCAAACGTGATGTAGGAACTAATCATGTCAACACAATGCAAAAGGTCGGCATTAGCGATGGTCAGATGCTTCAATACATGTCACGGGACGTCAAGACGATTGTGGTAACTGGGATCGTTATGAACGATGATTTGGTACCACTAAGGCGTTCCTTGGCCGCTGCTATTGATGCGGACGAACCACAGCAGCTAATCTTTGGGGATGAGCCTGATAAATATTATCTAGCCATCGTAGACAGTCAGCCTACCTTCACCGAAGGATTTCGATCAGGGACAATCTCAATCAGCTTCGTCTGTCCCGATGGTGGCATTGCGCACTCGGTAGCCATAAAGGCATTTGACAACATAAACGATGACACACTATCTGACACCATCACGGTTCATAATGGTGGCACTTATCCTGTTGAGCCAGTTATTACGGCAACTATGCACGCTGATAACGGCTTGATTGCTTTAATCAATAGCCAAGGTGGTGTTTTACAGTTTGGCAATCCAGAAGAAGCCGATGGCGTTGAGCGAAAACGATCAGAGGTTGCTCGATATGAAGGCTTCGATAAAGAGCCAGCTGGTGCGGCTTATAACACTGGCAAAACTAACAGCCATTACTACTATATCAAGGCTCAAAAAAATGTCATGGAAGGTTCAGTCAAGTATGCGGATGACGATGGTTCCGCGGTTGAGCCAGTCTTCTTGTCAACCAATTCATACTATTGGGAAGGACCTTCCCTGCATCTTAAGACAAAAAATGCATCTAATGGCAGCAATACTAGGAGCTTCATAGCCAAATGGCGCTACAAGTTCAATTCTAGTGTTAATGCCTTGGGCGCCATTGAAATGACGCTTGATAATGATACGGGCGTGGCCTATGAGGTGATTATCAGAGCAAACTATGCCGGCAAAGATGATGTTGATGTCCAAGTGTTTGCGGGATCGACATTAGTTTTCCAACAGACACTTAACCGCAGGGTTTTCAGCAATGGCCGCTATTATGAGGCTAAGCTGACCAAGCTTGGTAATACGCTCAATCTGCAACTTGCTGGTATTGTTCAAGGCGGTATTAAGCCATCTGAAGTCATTACCAGAAATCCGCCATTGGTAATGCCACCCATTGCTTTGACACCAGCTCAAGCATCAATCCCAATCACGGGGACTACATTATGGTTTCAGCGATTTAAAAACTATCCATATCCCGATATGGGCGTGTATGACATGGATGTTGAATGGCTTAACGTTGATTACTGGACTGATTTGAAGAACCGCTTTGGTGCCGGTGACATTGTGACGATTGATGTTGCTAACCGTGCAGTATATGTTAACGGCGTTCCTGATAGCACCCTGCACACAATAGGCAATGAATGGAGCAAATTTCGTTTTAATCCTGGTGACACTCTGATTCAAATGGTGCCATCATCATGGGCGCAGCCTTTTGCGTGTGAAGTTGCTTTGAGGGAGGCGTGGTTATAA
- a CDS encoding XkdX family protein, which yields MTNYDQCALLYSWGIDLTPYVPVMITPDQYKQITGKDYVGGKS from the coding sequence GTGACTAATTATGATCAGTGTGCACTACTTTACAGTTGGGGGATTGATTTAACACCTTATGTACCGGTAATGATTACCCCAGATCAATACAAGCAAATTACAGGCAAGGACTATGTCGGTGGCAAAAGCTAG
- a CDS encoding GH25 family lysozyme codes for MQFKTKLVLTGVAIMAAFSFALPTHVKAAKNDIGVDWSVYQGTNGKTVEGDRFAISQIGGTQGGTIYNQSTYSSQIKAANNDGLRVHSYLWYGVGGSSDIGRQALDYFLPRIQTPKGSIVALDYEDGASGSVEANTDAIIYGMQRIAQAGYTPMLYSYKPYIVAHVDYNRVLSRFSNSIWIAGYPDYQVRALPLYSYFPSLPGVAIWQFTSMHALGGLDGNVDLLGITDNGYSKKPAQATTVPSTPSQVTSSDTDYAQNGIFRPSVTLNIRTGDDTSYASIGTYAPGESLMYDHVYIHNGYVWARYLSYSGRYHYICLGVMGGESYGSRSRSYSAPSHTYYTVKSGDSFWSIANKHGVSMYTLAANNGKSIYSLIYPGESLYIR; via the coding sequence TTGCAATTTAAAACTAAACTAGTACTCACAGGGGTAGCCATTATGGCTGCCTTTTCATTTGCCTTACCGACCCATGTTAAAGCGGCTAAGAATGATATTGGTGTTGACTGGTCAGTGTATCAAGGCACCAACGGCAAGACAGTTGAGGGTGACCGTTTTGCTATTTCACAAATTGGTGGAACCCAAGGCGGTACGATTTATAACCAGTCAACTTATAGTAGCCAAATCAAAGCGGCTAATAATGACGGGCTTAGAGTCCATAGTTACCTATGGTATGGTGTTGGTGGTAGTTCTGATATTGGTCGCCAAGCACTTGATTATTTCCTGCCACGGATTCAGACACCAAAGGGATCAATTGTGGCACTTGATTACGAGGATGGAGCGAGTGGGTCTGTTGAGGCTAACACTGATGCCATTATTTATGGTATGCAACGGATTGCCCAAGCAGGTTATACCCCAATGCTCTACAGTTACAAGCCGTACATAGTAGCCCACGTTGACTACAATCGAGTACTTAGCCGGTTTTCTAATTCCATTTGGATTGCTGGTTATCCTGACTACCAAGTCCGTGCATTGCCACTATACAGTTACTTTCCAAGCCTTCCCGGTGTAGCTATCTGGCAATTTACCAGTATGCACGCTTTAGGTGGCCTGGATGGCAATGTTGACTTGCTGGGTATAACTGACAATGGTTACTCTAAAAAGCCAGCACAAGCGACCACAGTGCCTTCTACACCTTCACAAGTTACATCTAGTGATACAGATTATGCCCAGAATGGCATATTTAGGCCTTCTGTGACACTCAACATTCGCACCGGTGATGACACAAGCTATGCCTCAATTGGTACCTATGCACCCGGTGAAAGCCTCATGTATGACCATGTGTACATCCACAATGGTTATGTATGGGCACGGTATCTTAGCTACTCTGGAAGGTATCATTATATATGCCTAGGTGTTATGGGTGGCGAAAGCTATGGTTCACGTTCTAGAAGCTATAGTGCACCGAGTCACACTTATTACACTGTGAAGTCAGGTGACAGCTTCTGGAGTATTGCCAACAAGCATGGCGTCAGCATGTACACGTTAGCCGCTAACAATGGCAAGTCAATCTACAGCCTGATTTACCCAGGTGAAAGCCTGTACATCAGGTAA
- a CDS encoding hemolysin XhlA family protein: MDEQTKMLMEIKEDIAQIKQQLTGLPSTDDKADKAYNASQDNARDISSLKKMVWAIWGVLGGTIGVTLFVYIIEKFL; encoded by the coding sequence GTGGACGAACAAACAAAAATGCTAATGGAGATCAAGGAAGATATTGCCCAGATTAAGCAACAATTGACTGGCCTACCAAGTACAGATGACAAGGCCGATAAGGCCTACAATGCCAGCCAAGATAATGCCAGAGACATTAGCAGTCTAAAGAAAATGGTGTGGGCAATCTGGGGCGTACTTGGTGGGACGATTGGAGTCACCCTATTTGTGTATATCATCGAAAAGTTCTTGTGA
- a CDS encoding phage tail spike protein, protein MDYYFTDRKFNVLGIASTDGDGHWHVSADSEIQSTDDRPAVALTLTIPFQTDQEQAIDEMAAENNFVLYQDEQGDGHQMVIASINHDTLTHIHTVVCTDAGNDLMNVVVNSYKADKAYTIADYILRFTSGSGWEIGTNDFTNNTRTLEWDDTDTALNRIKSVADDFGAVLSFGFSFVGTTVVKRVINIKQEDAKDSNVFFYMNKDINNLVKSVDIYDMETAVYGTGATPDGSDTPINLAGYSWSDPDGRYVLGGDGVLRDTVAVQQYSYLISNGNPTPTSGHWERFKSFDSNSQAALLQAVLADLKQHNHPNVNYQIDLVNAPYVPLNQTVHIADENQNLFLSAKVLSIERSRAEHYTKITLGDYLTETSQVDTQLQAMADQIKNIPKTVQYYLWIRYADDDKGTNMSAFPSGKKYMAIVPNAKSSVPSDNPADYAGKWALIKGADGADGIPGAKGADGRTSYFHTAWADDVSGQSGFTVSGGDGKKYIGTYSDFTKADSTNPSDYNWALFKGEDGDVGPKGPQGLPGKSGADGRTTYAHFAYANSQDGHADFSTTDSNRKYIGFYSDFTSSDSTNPSDYSWSLIKGADGADGKDGVPGKAGADGKTPYFHIAYADSSDGRTNFSLDTPGSRKYIGNYTDFTQADSTNPAVYSWQLVQGPQGDTGPQGLQGLQGPKGDQGIQGPIGADGKSSYTHIAYANIELLCQERSDFTLAGTSLVRFGSDSRWVYKEFQAGTYTAEAALWGQGDPAVGIVKSVELISGFSTTNSAGKTHIGIYVDNVEDDSTDPIKYNWTLVKGADGADGKDGVPGKAGADGKTPYFHVAYADSSDGKTNFSLDTPGSRKYIGSYTDFTQADSTNPGAYSWQLVQGPQGNQGPQGNQGPQGERGPQGPQGPQGVPGSKDVPYTYIQLGTPTSPKKGDLWWHGTTLNDATALQYYNGSTWIDQSIQQAVLSIKKLQSIEIDSATMNSPMINVPFTHASIEGGGIKSTGKMSLNGTSYSIDGNIEDYDGKPNGQNYHTELNPDGLLSYLTKTDGKTQMKSTQISMGTLTLGSFYQDFDNTAPYWVTSSLDAMTITRLNNVGANLWQGVSLMGWSGAEQDATPSKPISDCLNGWLLLWCEYKNGAAQYYDYITTPIYRAYVEANPGRQLTLQMVAYGGTSFNKKVSPNNHTIFGDKNNSGGAGNPSVAGNYVLVNVFAF, encoded by the coding sequence ATGGATTATTATTTTACTGATCGTAAATTTAACGTCTTAGGAATTGCTTCCACTGATGGAGATGGTCATTGGCATGTTAGCGCTGATAGCGAAATTCAGTCTACTGATGATCGTCCTGCGGTGGCTTTGACGCTAACTATTCCTTTTCAAACTGATCAAGAGCAAGCTATTGACGAAATGGCTGCTGAAAACAATTTTGTCTTATATCAAGATGAACAGGGTGATGGACATCAGATGGTCATCGCTAGCATCAATCACGATACATTGACTCATATCCATACAGTTGTTTGTACAGATGCGGGCAACGATCTCATGAATGTTGTTGTCAATTCGTACAAGGCCGATAAAGCATACACAATTGCGGATTATATTTTGCGGTTCACATCAGGATCAGGATGGGAGATTGGCACAAACGATTTCACCAACAACACTCGTACACTTGAATGGGATGACACTGATACTGCATTAAACCGGATTAAATCGGTTGCTGATGATTTTGGAGCGGTCCTTAGCTTTGGATTCAGCTTTGTTGGCACAACCGTTGTAAAACGGGTCATTAATATCAAGCAAGAGGATGCAAAAGACAGCAATGTCTTTTTTTACATGAACAAAGATATCAATAATCTTGTCAAAAGTGTTGACATATATGACATGGAAACTGCTGTTTATGGCACTGGCGCAACACCAGATGGATCAGATACACCAATTAATTTAGCCGGTTATAGTTGGTCTGATCCTGATGGCCGATATGTGCTTGGAGGCGATGGCGTGTTGCGTGACACTGTTGCTGTACAACAATATTCTTATCTAATCAGCAATGGCAATCCAACACCAACATCTGGGCATTGGGAGAGGTTCAAATCATTTGACTCTAATTCACAGGCAGCCTTACTTCAGGCCGTTTTGGCTGATTTAAAGCAACACAATCATCCCAATGTTAACTATCAGATTGATTTGGTCAATGCTCCTTACGTCCCGTTAAATCAAACTGTACACATTGCCGATGAGAACCAGAACTTGTTTCTGTCAGCAAAAGTCCTATCAATTGAACGTAGTCGAGCAGAACATTATACCAAGATAACCCTTGGCGATTATTTGACTGAGACATCTCAAGTTGACACACAACTGCAAGCCATGGCAGATCAAATTAAAAATATACCGAAAACGGTTCAATATTACCTGTGGATTCGGTATGCCGATGACGACAAAGGTACCAATATGAGTGCCTTCCCAAGTGGCAAGAAGTACATGGCTATTGTTCCCAATGCCAAGTCATCTGTGCCAAGTGACAATCCGGCTGATTACGCCGGCAAGTGGGCATTGATTAAGGGCGCTGATGGTGCTGATGGTATTCCCGGAGCAAAGGGTGCAGATGGCCGTACAAGCTATTTCCACACTGCTTGGGCAGATGATGTAAGTGGCCAAAGTGGGTTCACGGTATCCGGTGGCGATGGCAAAAAGTACATTGGCACCTATAGCGACTTCACAAAGGCCGACAGTACCAATCCGAGTGACTACAATTGGGCGCTTTTTAAAGGTGAAGATGGTGACGTGGGACCCAAAGGGCCTCAAGGCTTGCCAGGGAAATCGGGTGCTGATGGTCGTACCACTTATGCCCACTTTGCTTACGCAAACAGCCAAGACGGCCATGCCGACTTTTCAACCACTGATTCTAACCGTAAGTATATTGGCTTTTACAGTGACTTCACATCTAGCGACAGTACGAATCCAAGTGACTATAGCTGGTCACTCATTAAAGGCGCAGATGGTGCAGATGGTAAAGATGGGGTGCCAGGTAAAGCAGGTGCCGATGGTAAAACACCTTACTTCCATATTGCCTATGCCGATAGCAGTGACGGTAGAACGAACTTTTCATTGGATACTCCGGGTTCTAGAAAGTACATTGGTAATTATACAGACTTCACGCAGGCTGACAGTACAAATCCAGCTGTTTATAGTTGGCAACTAGTGCAGGGGCCACAAGGTGATACTGGTCCGCAAGGGTTACAAGGTCTGCAAGGTCCAAAAGGCGACCAAGGTATTCAAGGACCTATTGGAGCTGATGGTAAGTCAAGCTACACTCACATTGCTTATGCCAATATCGAGCTTCTCTGCCAAGAAAGAAGCGATTTTACATTAGCTGGCACATCTCTTGTTAGATTCGGTTCGGACAGTCGTTGGGTATATAAAGAATTTCAAGCTGGAACTTACACAGCGGAAGCTGCTCTTTGGGGTCAAGGAGACCCAGCTGTAGGTATTGTAAAAAGTGTCGAATTGATAAGTGGATTTTCAACCACAAATTCTGCTGGTAAGACACATATTGGCATATATGTAGATAATGTTGAGGATGATTCTACTGACCCTATTAAGTATAACTGGACACTTGTAAAGGGTGCGGATGGTGCTGATGGTAAAGATGGGGTGCCGGGTAAAGCCGGTGCCGATGGCAAAACACCATACTTCCACGTTGCCTATGCAGATAGCAGTGATGGCAAAACCAATTTCTCATTGGATACCCCGGGTTCTAGAAAATACATTGGTAGTTATACAGACTTCACACAGGCTGACAGCACCAATCCAGGTGCTTATAGTTGGCAACTAGTGCAGGGACCGCAAGGTAATCAGGGACCACAAGGTAATCAGGGGCCACAAGGAGAGCGAGGACCACAAGGGCCTCAGGGGCCACAAGGTGTTCCCGGAAGCAAGGATGTGCCATACACTTACATTCAGTTGGGCACACCCACAAGCCCCAAGAAAGGCGATTTGTGGTGGCATGGGACAACGCTTAACGATGCCACAGCATTACAGTATTACAATGGATCAACTTGGATTGACCAAAGTATCCAGCAAGCGGTTCTTAGCATCAAAAAGCTGCAATCAATTGAGATTGACAGTGCAACCATGAATTCTCCAATGATAAATGTGCCCTTCACTCATGCTTCTATTGAAGGCGGCGGCATCAAGTCAACAGGGAAGATGTCTCTGAATGGGACTTCATACTCTATTGACGGAAATATTGAAGACTACGATGGTAAGCCAAATGGTCAAAATTATCATACTGAGTTAAACCCTGATGGCTTACTGTCATATTTAACAAAAACTGATGGTAAAACGCAGATGAAGAGTACACAAATTTCAATGGGTACATTGACACTGGGAAGTTTTTATCAGGATTTTGATAACACAGCGCCATATTGGGTTACAAGTAGTCTTGACGCAATGACAATTACTAGACTTAACAATGTTGGTGCTAACTTGTGGCAAGGTGTGAGTTTAATGGGATGGAGTGGCGCAGAGCAAGATGCCACGCCTAGCAAACCCATTAGCGATTGCTTAAATGGATGGCTGCTGCTTTGGTGTGAATACAAAAATGGAGCGGCTCAGTATTATGATTACATTACGACTCCGATATATCGAGCATATGTGGAGGCTAATCCAGGCAGGCAGTTGACGCTCCAGATGGTCGCCTATGGCGGGACTTCTTTTAACAAGAAGGTTTCCCCAAACAATCACACAATTTTTGGCGATAAGAATAACTCTGGAGGCGCTGGTAATCCTTCGGTTGCTGGAAATTATGTACTTGTTAACGTTTTTGCTTTTTAG